One part of the Lotus japonicus ecotype B-129 chromosome 2, LjGifu_v1.2 genome encodes these proteins:
- the LOC130740301 gene encoding ABC transporter E family member 2 translates to MSDRLTRIAIVSNDRCKPKKCRQECKKSCPVVRTGRLCIEVSSASKIAYISEELCIGCGICVKKCPFEAIQIINLPKDLDKDTTHRYGPNTFKLHRLPVPRPGQVLGLVGTNGIGKSTALKVLAGKLKPNLGRFTNPPDWQEILTYFRGSELQNYFTRILEDDLKAIIKPQYVDHIPKAVQGNVGEVLEQKDERDVKAELCTDLELNQVIDRNVGDLSGGELQRFAIAVVAIQNAEIYMFDEPSSYLDVKQRLKAAQVIRSLLRPNSYVIVVEHDLSVLDYLSDFICCLYGKPGAYGVVTLPFSVREGINIFLAGFVPTENLRFRDESLTFKVAETPQETAEEAQTYARYKYPAMSKTQGNFRLRVAEGEFTDSQIIVMLGENGTGKTTFIRMLAGLLKPDSVEGGSDVDMPEFNVSYKPQKISPKFQSTVRHLLHQKIRDAYTHPQFVSDVMKPLLIEQLMDQEVVNLSGGELQRVALCLCLGKPADIYLIDEPSAYLDSEQRIHAAKVIKRFILHAKKTAFVVEHDFIMATYLADRVIVYEGRPSIDCTANCPQSLLSGMNLFLSHLDITFRRDPTNFRPRINKIDSTKDREQKSAGSYYYLDD, encoded by the exons ATGTCTGATCGATTGACCCGTATTGCCATCGTGAGCAACGACAGGTGCAAGCCGAAGAAGTGTCGTCAGGAGTGTAAGAAGAGTTGCCCCGTGGTCAGAACCG GTAGGTTGTGTATTGAGGTGTCTTCTGCATCGAAGATTGCTTACATATCTGAGGAATTGTGCATTGGATGCGGTATTTGTGTTAAG AAATGTCCTTTTGAAGCTATCCAGATTATCAACTTGCCCAAGGACTTGGACAAAGACACCACTCATAGATATGGTCCTAATACTTTTAAGCTGCATAG GTTGCCAGTGCCGAGGCCAGGGCAAGTGCTTGGGTTGGTTGGGACAAATGGAATCGGCAAGTCCACTGCCCTTAAAGTGTTGGCTGGAAAATTGAAACCAAACCTGGGTCGTTTCACT AACCCGCCTGATTGGCAGGAAATTTTGACCTACTTTCGAGGATCTGAATTGCAGAATTACTTCACTCGAATTCTAGAGGATGATTTGAAG GCTATCATCAAGCCTCAGTATGTTGACCATATTCCAAAAGCTGTGCAAGGGAATGTGGGGGAGGTGCTAGAGCAGAAAGATGAGAGAGATGTAAAGGCAGAGCTTTGTACTGATCTGGAGCTTAACCAGGTTATAGATCGTAATGTTGGTGATCTTTCAGGTGGTGAGCTCCAAAGGTTTGCAATTGCAGTTGTTGCCATCCAGAATGCTGAGATATACATGTTTGATGAACCTTCTAGTTATCTTGATGTGAAACAAAGGCTGAAAGCTGCCCAAGTCATTCGATCATTGCTCAGGCCTAACAG CTATGTAATTGTTGTAGAGCACGATCTTAGTGTCTTGGACTACTTATCGGACTTTATTTGCTGCTTGTATGGCAAACCTGGTGCATATGGAGTGGTAACCCTTCCTTTCTCAGTCAGAGAAGGAATTAACATCTTCTTGGCTGGGTTTGTTCCAACAGAAAATCTTAGGTTCCGGGATGAATCTCTTACGTTCAAG GTTGCTGAGACTCCACAGGAAACTGCCGAGGAAGCTCAAACATATGCTCGATACAAGTATCCAGCCATGAGCAAAACTCAAGGCAATTTCAGGCTTCGTGTTGCTGAGGGAGAATTTACTGATTCTCAAATTATTGTGATGCTGGGTGAGAATGGGACCGGAAAGACAACATTTATTCGTATGCTG gctggtttatTGAAGCCTGACTCTGTAGAAGGTGGTTCTGATGTGGATATGCCTGAGTTTAACGTTTCATACAAGCCTCAGAAGATTAGCCCTAAGTTCCAATCAACTGTTAGACACTTACTGCACCAAAAAATTCGTGATGCATATACCCATCCCCAGTTTGTATCAGATGTTATGAAGCCACTTCTTATCGAACAATTAATGGACCAAGAAGTTGTGAATCTTTCTGGTGGAGAGTTGCAAAGAGTTGCATTATGTCTTTGTCTCGGAAAG CCTGCTGACATCTATCTGATAGATGAGCCAAGTGCATATCTTGATTCTGAACAGCGAATTCACGCTGCCAAAGTCATTAAGAGGTTTATTCTTCATGCAAAGAAAACGGCTTTTGTGGTCGAGCATGATTTCATCATGGCAACATACCTTGCTGACAGAGTTATTGTTTACGAGGGTAGACCTTCAATCGATTGTACTGCAAATTGTCCACAATCATTGTTGTCTGGGATGAACCTTTTCTTATCA CATCTTGACATCACATTTAGGAGAGACCCAACCAACTTTCGTCCAAGGATCAACAAAATTGATTCAACCAAGGACAGAGAACAAAAGTCTGCTGGGTCTTATTATTATCTTGATGACTGA